The following proteins come from a genomic window of Pyxidicoccus sp. MSG2:
- a CDS encoding mannose-1-phosphate guanylyltransferase, translating into MALYPVIMAGGSGTRFWPLSRQARPKQFLPLASKQPLITDTSARLKGLASVKDTFIVCGPLHAKAAAKLVKGLPKANLLVEPVARNTAPAVALAAVQVAARNPKGVMVVLPSDHHVADVPGFKRTLAEAAKLAEAGHIVTLGIKPAHPETGYGYIQVGEALEGGGRKVQAFKEKPDLETAKGYLASGDYLWNGGIFLFRADVILEAFAKHMPEMQKGLDALRKAAGKRTFASVLKKVFPKLPSISIDYGVMEKASNIAVIPGDFGWSDVGSFAAIPEVRPADANGNVVSGDAAVVVDCKNCVVLADKRPLAVVGLTDVVVVDSGDAVLVVPKDKSQDVRKVVEALKARKLTKYV; encoded by the coding sequence GTTCCTGCCGCTGGCCTCGAAGCAGCCCCTCATCACCGACACCTCCGCGCGCCTCAAGGGGCTCGCCTCGGTGAAGGACACCTTCATCGTCTGCGGCCCGCTGCACGCGAAGGCCGCCGCGAAGCTGGTGAAGGGCCTGCCGAAGGCGAACCTCCTGGTGGAGCCGGTGGCGCGCAACACCGCCCCCGCCGTGGCCCTGGCCGCCGTGCAGGTGGCCGCGCGCAACCCGAAGGGCGTCATGGTGGTGCTGCCCTCCGACCACCACGTGGCGGACGTGCCCGGCTTCAAGCGCACCCTGGCCGAGGCCGCGAAGCTCGCCGAGGCGGGCCACATCGTCACGCTGGGCATCAAGCCCGCGCACCCGGAGACGGGCTATGGCTACATCCAGGTGGGTGAGGCCCTGGAGGGCGGCGGCCGCAAGGTGCAGGCCTTCAAGGAGAAGCCCGACCTGGAGACGGCGAAGGGCTACCTCGCGTCCGGTGACTACCTGTGGAACGGCGGCATCTTCCTCTTCCGCGCGGACGTCATCCTCGAGGCCTTCGCGAAGCACATGCCGGAGATGCAGAAGGGGCTGGACGCCCTGCGCAAGGCCGCGGGCAAGCGCACCTTCGCGTCCGTGCTGAAGAAGGTGTTCCCCAAGCTGCCGTCCATCTCCATCGACTACGGCGTCATGGAGAAGGCCTCCAACATCGCCGTGATTCCCGGCGACTTCGGCTGGTCCGACGTGGGCTCCTTCGCCGCGATTCCCGAGGTGCGCCCCGCGGATGCCAACGGCAACGTGGTGTCCGGTGACGCCGCGGTGGTGGTGGACTGCAAGAACTGCGTGGTGCTCGCCGACAAGCGCCCGCTGGCCGTCGTGGGCCTCACCGACGTGGTGGTGGTGGACTCCGGCGACGCCGTCCTCGTGGTGCCCAAGGACAAGAGCCAGGACGTGCGCAAGGTCGTCGAGGCCCTCAAGGCCCGCAAGCTGACGAAGTACGTGTAG
- a CDS encoding Tox-REase-5 domain-containing protein — MFVSPPGRRGCSTHKPGGRSHTLLIPLLAVTGCGTWNLKEMPLSEMDSSALRYRSASPPAFTPTEEPATAEGGDAAARAGLAASTVKQKLVRGDALVQVLQRAGLPLAHERLPDTAPLSPEDASALFGALLEQPVTVAGFGPRLVASRLLREVVEGDEEVSRAELLERVKRYERLAVLRPDGTLAMALTGAARQRVGEVQWREGSFRAGGFVVGALYSGATGVWRPVDAALQRGWDSPVLAEVRDDAVAQDGAEETFIELVLALGQLLTQPGDSLSALAQLPEGLAMLVTSSPAYLERFRKLTRGEQVRELSKLSAALLSTWGTVVGTPRTLAALGRGWEAHRVPVVSLAEDGTLVVERVAVPVGRAVTVLGEGPGAAAVLHLEASLSEPRRRPEPVGGPGRWGPSRELLSPRAARYQEHVSGHSASEAYWLGEPGRKDATRFDGVAEGALLEARGPGFASRFNDDFTPKPWFARWGAKALVEGARRQQQAALATGARVRWHVSEEKAARALRKLFDGAQLDEVEVLHTPAP; from the coding sequence ATGTTCGTCAGTCCCCCCGGCCGTCGCGGCTGTAGCACCCACAAGCCTGGCGGCCGGTCCCACACCCTGCTCATCCCGCTCCTGGCCGTCACCGGCTGCGGCACCTGGAACCTGAAGGAGATGCCGCTGAGCGAAATGGACAGCAGCGCGTTGCGCTACCGCTCCGCGTCGCCGCCCGCCTTCACGCCGACGGAGGAGCCAGCGACCGCCGAAGGTGGCGACGCCGCGGCCCGGGCGGGCCTGGCCGCGAGCACCGTGAAGCAGAAGCTGGTGCGCGGCGATGCACTCGTGCAGGTGCTGCAGCGGGCCGGGCTGCCCCTCGCGCACGAGCGGCTGCCCGACACGGCGCCGCTGTCGCCCGAGGACGCGTCGGCCCTGTTCGGCGCGCTGCTGGAGCAGCCCGTCACGGTGGCGGGCTTCGGCCCGCGGCTCGTCGCCTCGCGGCTGTTGCGCGAGGTGGTGGAGGGTGACGAGGAGGTGTCGCGCGCGGAGTTGCTGGAGCGCGTGAAGCGCTACGAGCGCCTCGCGGTGTTGCGTCCGGATGGCACCCTGGCCATGGCCCTCACGGGGGCGGCGCGCCAGCGCGTGGGCGAGGTGCAGTGGAGGGAGGGTTCCTTCCGCGCGGGAGGCTTCGTGGTGGGCGCGCTCTACTCGGGAGCCACGGGCGTGTGGCGGCCCGTGGACGCCGCGCTCCAGCGAGGCTGGGACAGCCCGGTGCTGGCGGAGGTGCGCGACGACGCCGTGGCCCAGGACGGCGCGGAGGAGACCTTCATCGAGCTGGTGCTCGCGCTGGGGCAGCTCCTCACGCAGCCGGGAGACAGCCTGTCCGCGCTGGCCCAGCTCCCCGAGGGGCTCGCCATGCTCGTCACGTCCTCGCCCGCGTATCTGGAGCGCTTCCGGAAGCTGACGCGCGGAGAGCAGGTCCGCGAGCTGTCGAAGCTGAGCGCCGCGCTGCTGTCCACCTGGGGCACGGTGGTGGGCACCCCGCGCACGCTGGCGGCGCTGGGCCGGGGTTGGGAGGCGCACCGCGTGCCGGTGGTGTCGCTCGCGGAGGACGGCACGCTGGTGGTGGAGCGCGTCGCGGTGCCGGTGGGCCGCGCCGTCACCGTGCTGGGCGAAGGCCCGGGCGCGGCCGCCGTCCTGCATCTGGAAGCGTCCCTGTCGGAGCCCCGCCGTCGGCCCGAGCCGGTGGGCGGCCCCGGACGGTGGGGACCGTCGCGCGAGCTGCTGTCCCCGCGCGCGGCGCGCTACCAGGAGCACGTGTCCGGACACTCCGCGAGCGAGGCGTACTGGCTGGGCGAGCCGGGGCGGAAGGACGCCACGCGGTTCGATGGTGTCGCGGAGGGCGCGCTGCTGGAGGCACGGGGGCCGGGCTTCGCCAGTCGCTTCAACGACGACTTCACGCCGAAGCCCTGGTTCGCGCGGTGGGGCGCGAAGGCGCTCGTCGAGGGGGCGCGGCGGCAGCAGCAGGCGGCGCTGGCCACGGGCGCGCGCGTCCGCTGGCACGTCTCGGAGGAGAAGGCGGCGCGTGCGCTGAGGAAGCTCTTCGACGGCGCACAGCTCGACGAGGTCGAGGTCCTCCACACGCCCGCGCCGTGA
- a CDS encoding serine/threonine-protein kinase, whose amino-acid sequence MACKHCAVAHPSGTPCPAEQATSTTSAEVSLEGQRHGPLVLKRRLGAGALGTVYLAEHLPSAHRFAVKVLHPHLAARPAMRTRFYAEARALRELTHRHVARVLDARPGPGGLPCLLMEHANGEPFSRLPMPLAPVEAVELLAQALEGVEAAHARGLVHCDLSADNLVLTRDKRGERRVKVLDFGASAILSASLSREERACGMVVGSPAFIAPEQWSGEAVDGRADLYALGVVGYLLVTGRLPFGFGRVGELTPPQPHLLNPGVPTALSAVLLRALAQRPDERFPDARAFRAALASCLTSEAEPRSPFADEEEPLADIEVVVDELAEGLPAGVSAPFPNTGVPWDILPHPIPLLASMAAPGMNASISIFGQPVPADGATPLHLALREAAHGAARVLEVSAPCVPAPAGLRVRVGLDAASGLVSVDAGDVTTDGFFAASLGTLPPLAARVPVELTFAGRTVVCECDVVRHVTQDEARIWNVAAGIFVQYAERGEPLLQLLAQALASAQRPAPLRPDAELARLLSRAAGVAKDPYALLGALPHADFDEVRRRASAALRRLDGFRQRKLPVEQRRALESLRQRVEAARRTLGEPLNRAGFDAVRRNLAGLARCVDAGLTDEAVEPLRRAWLAARPEAEARARTLFTQGHAMEAQRALRAALSRYSEALALDPLNVSWLRHYRELRRGVASVTPSLPSGALA is encoded by the coding sequence ATGGCATGCAAGCACTGCGCGGTGGCTCATCCGTCCGGGACTCCCTGCCCGGCCGAGCAGGCCACCTCCACCACGTCCGCGGAGGTGTCTCTGGAAGGGCAGCGGCACGGGCCGCTCGTCCTGAAGCGCCGGCTGGGCGCCGGGGCCCTGGGCACGGTGTACCTCGCCGAGCACCTCCCCAGCGCGCACCGCTTCGCCGTGAAGGTGCTGCACCCGCACCTGGCCGCGCGGCCCGCCATGCGCACCCGCTTCTACGCGGAGGCCCGCGCCCTGCGCGAGCTGACGCACCGCCATGTGGCCCGCGTGCTCGACGCGCGCCCCGGCCCCGGCGGTCTGCCGTGCCTCCTCATGGAGCATGCGAATGGCGAGCCCTTCTCGCGCCTGCCCATGCCGCTGGCGCCGGTGGAGGCCGTGGAGTTGCTCGCCCAGGCGCTGGAGGGCGTGGAGGCCGCGCACGCGCGCGGGCTGGTGCACTGTGATTTGTCCGCCGACAACCTCGTCCTCACCCGCGACAAGCGCGGCGAGCGGCGGGTGAAGGTGCTCGACTTCGGCGCCAGCGCCATCCTCAGCGCCAGCCTCTCCCGGGAGGAGCGCGCGTGCGGCATGGTGGTGGGCTCGCCCGCGTTCATCGCGCCCGAGCAGTGGTCCGGCGAGGCCGTGGATGGTCGCGCGGACCTGTACGCGCTGGGCGTGGTGGGCTACCTGCTCGTCACCGGGCGCCTGCCCTTCGGCTTCGGCCGCGTGGGCGAGCTGACCCCGCCGCAGCCGCACCTGCTCAACCCCGGCGTGCCGACCGCGCTGTCCGCGGTGCTGCTGCGCGCCCTGGCCCAGCGCCCCGACGAGCGCTTCCCGGATGCCCGCGCCTTCCGCGCCGCGCTCGCGAGCTGCCTGACGTCCGAGGCCGAGCCGCGCTCTCCGTTCGCCGACGAAGAGGAGCCGCTCGCCGACATCGAGGTCGTCGTGGACGAGCTGGCGGAGGGCCTGCCCGCCGGGGTGTCCGCGCCGTTCCCGAACACGGGCGTGCCGTGGGACATCCTCCCGCATCCCATTCCCCTGCTGGCCTCCATGGCGGCCCCGGGAATGAATGCCAGCATCTCCATCTTCGGGCAGCCGGTGCCCGCGGATGGCGCCACGCCGCTGCACCTGGCGCTGCGCGAGGCCGCGCATGGCGCCGCGCGGGTGCTGGAGGTCTCCGCGCCGTGTGTCCCCGCGCCCGCCGGGCTGCGCGTGCGCGTGGGGCTGGACGCCGCGTCGGGGCTGGTCTCCGTGGACGCCGGTGACGTGACGACGGATGGCTTCTTCGCCGCGTCGCTGGGGACGCTGCCGCCGCTCGCCGCGCGGGTGCCGGTGGAGCTGACCTTCGCCGGGCGCACGGTGGTGTGCGAGTGCGACGTCGTCCGTCACGTCACCCAGGACGAGGCCCGCATCTGGAACGTGGCCGCCGGCATCTTCGTCCAGTACGCCGAGCGCGGTGAGCCGCTGCTCCAGTTGCTGGCGCAGGCGCTCGCGAGCGCGCAGCGGCCCGCCCCACTCCGTCCGGACGCCGAGCTTGCCCGCCTGTTGTCTCGCGCCGCGGGCGTGGCGAAGGACCCGTACGCCCTGCTGGGCGCACTGCCGCACGCGGACTTCGACGAGGTGCGCCGCCGCGCCAGCGCCGCGCTGCGCCGCCTGGATGGCTTCCGCCAGCGCAAGCTGCCCGTGGAGCAGCGCCGCGCGCTGGAGTCGCTGCGCCAGCGCGTGGAGGCCGCCCGCCGCACCCTGGGCGAGCCGCTGAACCGCGCGGGCTTCGATGCCGTCCGGCGCAACCTCGCCGGGCTCGCGCGTTGCGTCGACGCGGGCCTCACCGACGAGGCCGTCGAGCCGCTGCGCCGCGCCTGGCTGGCCGCCCGTCCCGAAGCGGAGGCCCGCGCGCGCACCCTCTTCACCCAGGGCCACGCGATGGAGGCACAGCGCGCCCTGCGCGCCGCGCTCTCGCGCTACTCCGAGGCGCTCGCCCTGGACCCGCTCAACGTCTCCTGGCTGCGCCACTACCGGGAGCTGCGGCGCGGTGTGGCGTCCGTGACTCCTTCCCTGCCCTCGGGGGCGCTTGCCTGA